From a single Nostoc edaphicum CCNP1411 genomic region:
- a CDS encoding DegT/DnrJ/EryC1/StrS family aminotransferase, producing the protein MNKMTIRVPFVDLKLQHEPIQTQLQDAIQSVLEQGDFILGQALSDFEAAFARVSGAEYGVGVASGTDAIALGLQACNIGAGDEVILPANTFVATLIGVIRTGAKPILVDCDPQTALIDLEAAAKAITPQTKAIIPVHLYGQMVSPRELVKFADTYRLLVFEDAAQAHLAQRDGYHAGSVGIAAAFSFYPSKNLGAFGDGGMLLTRDSDVAQKMVRLRNYGASQKYFHTEPGTNSRLDTLQAAVLLQKLPYLPQWNRDRLTIAQQYDNELAPLASAGIIPMENQSDTGHVYHLYVIKVDDSCPIERQQLQEKLTAAGIQTGIHYPIPCHLQPAFTNLGYQPGDFPQAEKLSKQILSLPMYPGLSSSQVKEVVAAIAHAVSTISQADEPSPADLSSVVA; encoded by the coding sequence ATGAATAAAATGACTATTAGAGTTCCTTTTGTAGACCTGAAATTACAACACGAACCAATTCAAACCCAATTGCAAGATGCAATCCAATCTGTATTGGAACAGGGAGATTTTATTTTAGGACAAGCACTCTCAGATTTTGAAGCCGCATTTGCAAGAGTGTCTGGGGCAGAATATGGAGTTGGTGTTGCATCAGGAACAGATGCGATCGCTCTCGGATTGCAAGCGTGTAATATTGGTGCTGGCGATGAAGTGATTTTACCCGCAAATACTTTTGTCGCAACGTTGATTGGGGTGATACGTACTGGTGCCAAGCCAATTCTGGTAGATTGCGATCCCCAAACAGCTTTAATTGACTTAGAAGCCGCAGCAAAGGCAATTACGCCTCAGACTAAAGCAATTATTCCTGTACATCTCTATGGTCAGATGGTATCACCACGCGAACTAGTGAAATTTGCCGATACCTACAGACTATTAGTTTTTGAAGATGCAGCCCAAGCACACCTCGCCCAAAGAGATGGATATCACGCTGGTTCAGTAGGAATAGCAGCAGCTTTTAGTTTCTATCCCAGCAAAAATTTGGGCGCATTTGGGGATGGGGGAATGCTGCTGACACGAGATTCAGATGTAGCCCAGAAGATGGTGCGTTTGCGAAATTATGGTGCATCGCAAAAGTATTTTCATACTGAACCAGGTACAAATAGCCGCTTGGATACTTTACAAGCAGCAGTTTTGCTCCAGAAATTACCATATTTGCCACAGTGGAATCGCGATCGCCTGACTATTGCCCAGCAGTATGATAACGAACTAGCACCCTTGGCATCTGCTGGCATTATCCCTATGGAAAACCAAAGTGATACAGGACACGTTTATCATCTTTATGTCATTAAAGTTGATGATTCTTGCCCAATAGAACGCCAGCAACTCCAGGAAAAACTCACAGCGGCGGGAATTCAAACTGGCATTCACTACCCAATTCCTTGTCATCTCCAGCCAGCATTCACTAACTTAGGCTATCAGCCTGGAGATTTTCCCCAAGCAGAAAAACTGTCAAAGCAAATATTATCATTACCGATGTATCCTGGTTTAAGTAGTAGCCAAGTTAAAGAAGTTGTAGCAGCGATCGCTCATGCAGTCTCAACAATTTCTCAGGCAGATGAACCTTCTCCTGCTGACCTTAGCAGCGTGGTAGCCTAA